A genomic segment from Acidobacteriota bacterium encodes:
- the mutS gene encoding DNA mismatch repair protein MutS, producing MSTPLWTQYKEIKQRFPGMLLLFQIGDFYETFDEDAHIIARELGVALTRKYFGKNNVRPLAGVPVRSLESHLAKLIHRGFKVAVCDQITPPGKGLVEREVTRIITPGTVVEPGLLEGRANNYLASFVFIERTAGIAYIDISTGEFRATQLERHQAIAELERIAPAELVVPLTLEVPQIEVRAITRINDERVTYAAARRALLKHFEVLSLEAYGAENKRLATQAAGAILAYLGDTQPDALCNITSLQTYKADHFMQLDPQTVRNLEIFQGWDFTGGTPTGSLVATIDLTQTQMGGRMLRRWLRHPLLELSEIRARQDAIEWFVKRQAARQQVRALLEEVLDIERALNRIRRRLAVPAEVLALGQSLSTVTGLRALLEKQKAPAEFIAPLEPCKDLIDFIARAISDKPPRDLERGGIIRHGFSQELDLLRETLTGGRKFLADLEERERKRTGIRSLKVGYNKVFGYYIEITKANLKFVPNDFIRKQTLTNAERFFTMELKEHESLIANARERILELETNLYRQVCDEIGRHYKRINRVAAGLSLIDLYAALAECAGQFGYTRPELHEDDELHILNGRHPMIEAMLDGRKFTPNDTHLSNHETQIILLTAPNMAGKSVYLRQVALICLLAQIGSFVPAQKARLAITDRIFTRIGLNDFTLRGHSSFMIEMIETAHILNHATPRSLILLDEIGRGTSTADGISIARAVVEYLHNQPRVAAKTLFATHYHELTDCADYLPRVRNFHLAVDEHNGKITYLHRVAEGRAEKSFGIYVAQLAGLPKPLLRRANELLSNFEGKKPTTKKKGEGMTPPLKAFFDSLTNLDVNEISPVEALTRLYDFQRQARDLTDKES from the coding sequence ATGTCAACGCCCTTGTGGACACAATACAAAGAGATCAAGCAGCGTTTTCCGGGAATGCTTCTGCTGTTTCAGATTGGTGATTTCTATGAAACCTTTGATGAAGACGCCCATATCATCGCGCGCGAACTCGGCGTCGCGTTGACGCGCAAGTATTTCGGCAAAAACAATGTTCGCCCGCTTGCCGGCGTGCCCGTGCGTTCGCTCGAAAGTCATCTCGCCAAACTCATTCATCGCGGCTTCAAAGTCGCAGTCTGTGACCAAATCACGCCCCCCGGCAAAGGGCTTGTCGAACGCGAAGTCACACGCATCATCACACCGGGCACGGTTGTCGAACCCGGATTGCTCGAAGGTCGCGCCAATAATTACCTCGCCAGTTTCGTATTTATCGAACGCACAGCGGGCATCGCCTACATCGATATTTCCACAGGTGAATTTCGCGCCACCCAGCTTGAACGCCATCAAGCCATCGCTGAACTTGAACGCATCGCTCCGGCGGAATTGGTTGTGCCGCTCACTCTGGAAGTTCCGCAAATCGAGGTTCGCGCCATCACCCGAATCAACGATGAGCGCGTCACCTATGCTGCTGCGCGACGCGCCCTGCTGAAACATTTTGAAGTCCTGTCACTTGAAGCTTACGGCGCGGAAAATAAACGACTCGCAACGCAAGCCGCAGGCGCAATCCTCGCTTATCTCGGCGACACCCAACCCGATGCCCTCTGCAATATCACCAGTCTGCAAACTTATAAAGCTGATCATTTCATGCAACTTGACCCGCAGACTGTTCGCAATCTGGAAATTTTTCAGGGTTGGGATTTCACCGGCGGCACGCCGACCGGTTCACTGGTTGCGACGATTGATTTGACCCAGACGCAAATGGGCGGGCGAATGCTGCGGCGCTGGCTGCGCCATCCCCTGCTTGAGCTTTCGGAAATCCGCGCGCGACAGGATGCCATTGAGTGGTTCGTCAAACGCCAAGCCGCGCGTCAGCAGGTTCGCGCATTGCTTGAAGAGGTTCTTGATATCGAACGCGCCTTGAATCGCATACGCCGCCGTCTCGCCGTACCCGCTGAAGTGCTGGCGTTAGGGCAATCGCTTTCGACCGTCACCGGGCTTCGCGCACTGCTTGAAAAACAGAAAGCGCCGGCGGAATTCATCGCGCCGCTTGAACCGTGTAAAGACCTCATTGACTTTATCGCCCGCGCCATCAGCGACAAACCGCCGCGCGACCTCGAACGCGGCGGCATTATTCGACATGGCTTTTCGCAGGAACTCGATTTGCTCAGAGAGACGCTGACCGGCGGCAGAAAATTTTTAGCCGACCTCGAAGAACGCGAACGCAAACGCACAGGCATTCGCTCGCTCAAGGTCGGCTATAACAAAGTCTTCGGTTACTACATCGAAATCACCAAAGCCAACCTGAAATTCGTGCCTAATGATTTCATTCGTAAACAGACGCTCACCAATGCCGAGCGGTTTTTTACTATGGAACTCAAAGAGCACGAATCGCTGATTGCCAATGCGCGGGAACGCATACTGGAACTTGAAACTAACCTCTATCGACAAGTGTGCGATGAAATCGGCAGGCATTACAAACGCATCAATCGCGTCGCCGCCGGGCTTTCATTAATTGACCTCTATGCAGCATTGGCGGAGTGCGCCGGGCAGTTTGGTTATACGCGACCGGAACTCCATGAAGACGATGAACTTCATATCCTCAACGGTCGCCATCCGATGATTGAAGCCATGCTTGACGGGCGCAAATTCACCCCTAACGATACGCATTTATCAAATCACGAAACCCAGATTATATTGCTCACCGCGCCGAATATGGCTGGCAAATCGGTGTATCTCAGACAGGTCGCCTTGATTTGCCTGCTTGCGCAAATCGGTTCGTTCGTTCCGGCACAAAAAGCCAGACTGGCAATCACCGATAGAATTTTTACGCGCATCGGGTTGAATGATTTTACGTTGCGCGGACATTCCAGTTTTATGATTGAAATGATTGAAACCGCCCACATTCTCAATCATGCAACTCCGCGCAGCCTGATTTTACTTGATGAAATCGGGCGCGGCACCTCAACCGCCGATGGCATATCCATCGCCCGCGCCGTCGTTGAATATCTGCACAATCAACCGCGCGTCGCCGCCAAAACCTTGTTTGCCACCCATTATCACGAACTCACGGATTGTGCAGATTATTTGCCTCGGGTTCGCAATTTTCACCTGGCGGTTGATGAACACAACGGTAAAATCACTTACCTGCATCGCGTAGCCGAAGGTCGCGCCGAAAAAAGTTTCGGAATTTATGTCGCGCAACTCGCAGGCTTACCCAAACCCTTACTGCGTCGCGCCAATGAATTACTCAGTAACTTTGAAGGCAAAAAACCGACGACCAAGAAAAAAGGTGAGGGGATGACACCCCCGCTTAAAGCCTTTTTTGATTCGCTGACGAATTTGGATGTAAATGAGATAAGCCCGGTTGAGGCGTTAACCAGGCTCTATGATTTTCAACGCCAAGCCAGAGACTTAACCGACAAAGAAAGTTGA